From the Acidilutibacter cellobiosedens genome, one window contains:
- a CDS encoding M20/M25/M40 family metallo-hydrolase, with the protein MENMAEKIEKLTLELTSILGVAGTADETKVARFIYEKFKSMNYFKEHPNLIRLIDIKGDNLNRKNVIAIVKGEKRRNKNTLIIMGHLDTVGISDYGDLSRYATNPRELKEKLKNVVLPEDVSKDLYSGEYLFGRGIFDMKCGIAGAMMVIEDISQNFEDLEGNIVFLSEADEEGNSTGMIAAVPELIKLKEEQGFEYLGLINTDITTSLYPKDEKKYIFTGTAGKLMPTFYIVGKEAHVGEPFSGLDPNLIASQITCDIDLNCEYCDEMEGEFTLPPVTLKQKDLKNEYSVQTARTAYLYFNYLTNNSTPDGVMKRMKKAAKESFKKVIERVERNAERYYGMTGFPYKRISWEARVMTYEELYKTVKAERGEEADNLINNLTERYLQKPETDKLTVTLEIVKELHELWSDKNPVIIIYFSPIYYPHTYVKGNNINEKRFINSIEKAAIQNGGKYDIQIKKFFPWISDLSYVSAPKEERIISVFRNNTPGYGILYSLPLKEMQQLNLPTANIGPFGKDAHKFTERLHRDYSFNVFPQILYDTIKNLLN; encoded by the coding sequence ATGGAAAATATGGCTGAAAAAATTGAAAAACTGACATTGGAATTGACTAGTATTTTAGGGGTTGCCGGTACGGCGGATGAAACAAAGGTGGCTCGATTTATTTATGAGAAGTTTAAGTCCATGAATTATTTTAAAGAGCATCCAAACTTGATTAGATTGATTGACATAAAAGGCGATAATTTGAATAGGAAAAATGTAATAGCTATAGTAAAGGGAGAGAAGAGAAGAAACAAGAATACTTTAATAATAATGGGCCATTTAGATACTGTGGGGATTTCTGATTATGGGGATTTAAGCCGATATGCAACAAACCCGAGGGAATTAAAAGAAAAACTTAAAAATGTCGTTTTGCCTGAAGATGTTTCAAAAGATTTATATTCGGGAGAATATTTATTTGGAAGAGGAATATTTGATATGAAATGTGGCATTGCCGGGGCAATGATGGTAATAGAGGATATTTCTCAAAATTTTGAGGACCTTGAAGGCAATATTGTATTTTTATCGGAAGCAGACGAGGAGGGAAATTCCACGGGGATGATTGCCGCAGTTCCCGAACTGATAAAGTTAAAAGAGGAGCAGGGTTTTGAGTATTTAGGACTTATAAATACGGACATTACCACATCTTTATATCCAAAGGATGAAAAAAAATACATATTTACAGGAACAGCAGGGAAATTGATGCCTACGTTTTATATAGTTGGAAAGGAAGCCCATGTGGGAGAGCCTTTTTCAGGCTTGGATCCCAATTTAATTGCCTCTCAGATAACCTGTGATATTGACTTGAATTGTGAATATTGCGATGAAATGGAAGGAGAGTTTACATTACCTCCTGTTACGTTAAAGCAGAAAGACCTTAAAAATGAATATTCTGTTCAAACAGCCAGAACGGCTTATCTGTATTTTAATTATTTAACAAATAACAGTACTCCTGACGGAGTAATGAAAAGAATGAAGAAAGCCGCTAAAGAATCTTTTAAAAAGGTTATAGAAAGAGTTGAAAGAAACGCAGAAAGATACTATGGGATGACGGGTTTTCCTTATAAAAGAATTTCATGGGAAGCAAGAGTAATGACTTATGAAGAGCTATATAAAACTGTTAAAGCCGAAAGAGGAGAAGAGGCAGATAATTTGATCAATAATTTAACGGAAAGATACCTTCAAAAGCCTGAAACTGATAAGCTGACTGTTACATTAGAAATAGTTAAAGAATTACATGAACTATGGTCGGATAAAAATCCGGTTATAATAATATATTTTTCTCCCATTTATTATCCTCATACCTATGTAAAGGGCAATAATATCAATGAGAAAAGATTTATAAATTCTATAGAAAAAGCTGCAATTCAAAATGGTGGGAAATATGATATTCAAATTAAAAAGTTTTTCCCTTGGATTTCGGATCTGAGCTATGTCTCTGCTCCAAAAGAAGAAAGGATAATTAGTGTCTTTAGGAACAATACTCCCGGATATGGTATATTATACAGTCTTCCGTTAAAGGAAATGCAGCAATTAAATTTACCTACAGCTAATATAGGACCTTTCGGAAAAGATGCCCACAAATTTACCGAAAGACTTCATAGGGATTATTCCTTTAATGTGTTTCCTCAAATTTTATATGATACGATTAAAAATTTACTTAATTAA
- the pdxR gene encoding MocR-like pyridoxine biosynthesis transcription factor PdxR: MKISLDKSVNTPLYVQLCEEIKENIIKENLKEEEKLPSIRSLARELNINNITVINAYKLLEKEGYVYSKGGSGTYVRSIGKNLEYKYYSEKEIDLMSSGILTLSKNSINFANISPNPELFPVKEFKEAIIEVLDREKGNAFVYPEINGYEPLRESISSFLKENYKIDVEKNQIQITSGGQQGIDIVTKTLIYPGDYVFVENPTYQSAIDNFKWRGANILDIPINENGIDIDTLKKRAKEYRPKLLYVMPNYQSPTTYSYSEKIKEELVKCAYEYNFYILEDDFLSDLTYQGEKRIPLKAIDKHDQIIYIKTFSKIFMPGIRMGFLTIPKRLSKGIIRAKHITDISSSGFIQKSFDLYLRKGLWKNHMENIMKIYKKKYKLMLKEITNLKKYGVSFFDPKGGLSFWLKLPAGVNSIDMYNECAKNNVIIVPGDIFFIDKNIDTNYIRLSFGDVDDEYIIKGMRTIENFLIQQIKEKNQYIPLV; the protein is encoded by the coding sequence ATGAAAATATCTTTGGATAAAAGCGTAAACACTCCATTATACGTACAACTTTGTGAAGAAATAAAAGAAAACATAATCAAAGAAAATCTGAAAGAAGAAGAGAAGCTTCCTTCCATAAGAAGCCTGGCAAGGGAATTAAATATAAACAATATAACCGTAATAAATGCATATAAATTGTTGGAAAAAGAAGGGTATGTATATTCAAAAGGGGGAAGCGGTACTTATGTGAGGAGTATAGGAAAAAACTTGGAATATAAATATTATTCGGAAAAAGAAATCGATCTTATGTCTTCCGGAATACTGACTCTCTCAAAGAACAGCATTAATTTTGCCAATATATCTCCTAATCCTGAGCTCTTTCCAGTAAAGGAATTTAAAGAGGCTATAATAGAAGTACTTGACAGGGAAAAGGGAAATGCCTTTGTCTATCCCGAAATAAACGGATATGAACCTTTAAGGGAATCAATATCGTCATTTCTTAAAGAAAATTATAAAATAGATGTGGAAAAAAATCAAATTCAGATAACTTCCGGAGGACAACAGGGAATAGATATTGTAACTAAAACTTTGATTTATCCGGGAGATTATGTCTTTGTAGAAAATCCGACTTATCAAAGTGCCATTGACAATTTTAAGTGGCGAGGAGCAAACATACTCGATATTCCAATAAACGAAAATGGAATCGATATTGATACTCTCAAAAAACGTGCTAAAGAATACAGACCAAAGCTTTTATATGTAATGCCAAATTACCAAAGCCCCACTACCTATTCCTATAGTGAAAAGATTAAGGAAGAACTCGTAAAATGTGCTTATGAATATAACTTTTATATACTGGAAGATGATTTTCTCTCGGACCTTACCTACCAAGGTGAAAAGAGAATTCCTTTAAAAGCAATAGATAAGCATGATCAGATAATTTATATAAAAACATTCTCGAAAATTTTTATGCCCGGAATAAGAATGGGATTTTTAACCATTCCTAAAAGACTATCCAAGGGCATAATAAGAGCAAAGCATATTACGGATATATCTTCTTCAGGGTTTATTCAAAAATCCTTTGACCTTTATTTACGAAAAGGCTTATGGAAAAATCACATGGAAAATATAATGAAGATCTATAAGAAAAAGTACAAGCTTATGTTAAAAGAAATCACCAATCTCAAAAAATACGGAGTATCCTTCTTTGATCCTAAAGGCGGATTAAGTTTTTGGCTTAAACTCCCTGCAGGAGTAAATTCCATCGATATGTACAACGAATGTGCCAAAAATAACGTAATAATAGTTCCGGGTGATATATTCTTTATAGATAAGAATATAGACACGAACTATATAAGGTTAAGCTTCGGAGATGTAGACGACGAATATATAATTAAGGGAATGAGAACAATAGAAAATTTTTTAATCCAACAAATAAAAGAAAAAAACCAATACATCCCTTTAGTTTAA
- a CDS encoding DUF5711 family protein, protein MEKDIAKRPKGFKIFILILLLLIVFFSNEDIRLKFEDLIRKIGGNSKTLVLKDSFPIKINTENMKLYENMLIRWEEGSIIAVRTDGNKGWEKKSDFQEPLVSFGKNNIYFSEGSTGDIYYLSKEGKSIKRVEMKSQISRMFEKNNTLIIVQNNDVGGKLSILDGNGKLIASSIFEGGYFLDLNVDDKKTKYDVSTLNLDEDNMSSTLVLYEMNGKEINRYKFNDEILIFTQFVNNDSLILLTDSKIYFLKSNSIIWEKGMNKIKNIYVQDKNIYLLYDDTLEIINFEGKTEEKISLKEEYNKIIFFNDKYFLLFGDTYISGFSKEGKEVLKYKTDGEIKNVFANGKEVVVIFPEKIEIMEISNK, encoded by the coding sequence TTGGAAAAAGATATTGCTAAAAGGCCCAAGGGATTTAAAATTTTTATTTTGATATTATTATTATTAATTGTTTTTTTCTCAAATGAAGACATCAGATTAAAATTTGAAGATCTTATACGCAAAATAGGGGGAAATTCTAAAACTTTAGTTTTAAAAGATAGTTTTCCAATTAAAATAAATACGGAAAATATGAAGCTGTACGAAAATATGCTAATAAGATGGGAAGAAGGAAGCATTATAGCAGTGAGGACTGATGGAAATAAAGGGTGGGAGAAGAAATCGGATTTTCAAGAGCCTCTTGTTAGTTTTGGCAAAAATAATATATATTTTTCAGAGGGCAGTACAGGAGATATATATTATTTAAGCAAAGAAGGAAAAAGCATAAAAAGGGTAGAAATGAAATCTCAGATATCAAGAATGTTTGAAAAAAATAATACTCTTATAATTGTCCAGAATAATGATGTGGGAGGGAAATTAAGTATTTTAGACGGAAATGGAAAGCTTATAGCGAGTTCCATTTTTGAGGGCGGATATTTTCTTGATTTAAATGTAGATGATAAAAAAACAAAATATGATGTTTCCACTCTTAATTTAGATGAAGATAATATGAGCAGTACTCTTGTTTTATATGAAATGAACGGAAAGGAAATAAATAGATACAAATTTAATGATGAGATTTTGATCTTTACTCAGTTTGTAAATAATGATAGTCTAATTTTACTTACTGATAGTAAGATATATTTTTTAAAGAGTAATAGTATTATTTGGGAAAAGGGCATGAACAAAATTAAAAATATATATGTTCAAGACAAAAATATTTATTTGTTATATGATGATACTTTAGAGATAATTAATTTTGAGGGAAAAACAGAGGAAAAAATATCTTTGAAGGAAGAATACAATAAAATTATTTTCTTTAATGATAAATACTTCCTTTTATTTGGGGATACATATATATCGGGTTTTAGCAAAGAAGGAAAAGAAGTGCTGAAATATAAAACTGACGGAGAAATAAAAAATGTTTTTGCTAATGGCAAGGAAGTAGTAGTGATATTTCCGGAGAAGATAGAAATAATGGAGATTTCAAATAAATAA
- a CDS encoding CvpA family protein, with protein sequence MNWLDLLILFIIIYNIFKGLSLGFIKSVFYLIQFILAILLTKRYYPVLYGYIINNPHVYDIFKNILGIIIKILFFSKIEKDPTFLTDIISKGVINIVINVVSILIVYMIVRFLLGLVLNIVSGIFKVPVLRQLDKIGGFLFGIIKGMVIVYIIFALLSPITYIFPDGKISKGIDESILSEYFIHQNFIRDFFDSNDFI encoded by the coding sequence ATGAATTGGTTGGATTTACTTATTTTATTTATAATAATATATAATATATTTAAAGGATTAAGTTTAGGATTTATAAAATCAGTATTTTATTTAATACAATTTATATTGGCTATTCTACTAACAAAAAGGTATTACCCCGTTTTATATGGGTATATAATAAATAATCCACATGTATATGACATATTTAAAAATATATTGGGAATAATTATAAAAATACTATTTTTTAGTAAAATTGAAAAAGATCCGACGTTTTTAACCGATATTATTTCCAAAGGAGTAATTAATATAGTAATAAATGTAGTATCCATTTTAATTGTATATATGATAGTGAGATTTCTTTTGGGATTGGTACTTAATATAGTTTCAGGCATTTTTAAAGTTCCTGTACTTAGGCAACTTGATAAAATAGGTGGATTTTTATTTGGAATAATTAAAGGGATGGTAATAGTGTATATTATATTTGCCCTTCTTTCTCCTATCACTTATATTTTTCCCGATGGAAAAATAAGCAAAGGAATAGATGAATCTATATTGTCTGAGTATTTTATCCATCAAAATTTTATTCGTGATTTTTTTGATTCAAATGATTTTATATAA
- a CDS encoding SHOCT-like domain-containing protein: MAENLKEERMQILKMVQSEKISIEEGVNLLEALEEKTSENFVQNPSPKWIKIRVYDPDDDTKVNVNLPISFVGLGLKIAKKFSPELKDTGLDDNDFKDIFDAIKNGAEGKIVDLENEDGEKVEITVE, translated from the coding sequence ATGGCTGAAAATTTAAAGGAAGAAAGAATGCAGATACTTAAAATGGTACAAAGCGAGAAAATAAGTATAGAAGAAGGGGTTAACCTTCTTGAAGCCCTCGAAGAAAAGACATCGGAAAACTTTGTTCAAAACCCCAGCCCTAAATGGATTAAAATAAGGGTTTACGATCCGGACGACGATACCAAAGTAAATGTAAATCTTCCTATTTCCTTTGTAGGTTTGGGATTAAAAATTGCTAAGAAATTTTCTCCCGAGTTAAAGGATACAGGTTTAGACGACAATGACTTCAAAGATATATTCGATGCCATTAAAAATGGCGCCGAAGGAAAAATAGTAGATTTGGAAAATGAAGATGGTGAAAAGGTAGAAATAACAGTTGAATGA
- a CDS encoding SHOCT-like domain-containing protein, whose protein sequence is MKEEKMMILSMLEEGKITSTEAIKLIEALEENEELEKWEEWEEDSESENADNTKIDIEKDNDKGKINVDKDLSSDKDTKKEENSNSDIGNKVFNIINNIVDKTHFNINNSIFETVNKTLEKNISHLENPSLELWGMNGEIKISSWDKESVLLKTTFKLKKYFSGKNRDDELYSFTEKDNSIIFSPSSKQNVPIVGVKIEAYIPNRKFNKITLTTSNGKIEGEKIHADKFICRTSNSSIIFEKIDANKIKCKTDNSKIQMTDINSFSIDSATSNGSVTLTNISSSLTSSSTKNGKITFDNISSDKIIGTTSNGSINLNDIKSKTIKVNTSNGKITFDKIKTGDMKSIELSTSNDSIEGSLNHISKPTSLDLETSLGTIALELENMVYRINKNSKLGPKKIIAHSIDFDESKDHLDILCRTSNGSIIIK, encoded by the coding sequence ATGAAGGAAGAAAAAATGATGATTTTGTCCATGTTAGAAGAAGGAAAAATAACAAGTACAGAAGCTATTAAACTTATTGAAGCTTTAGAGGAAAACGAAGAATTGGAAAAATGGGAAGAATGGGAAGAAGATAGTGAATCTGAAAATGCAGATAATACTAAAATCGATATAGAAAAGGACAATGATAAAGGGAAAATAAATGTCGATAAAGATTTATCCTCTGATAAGGACACCAAAAAGGAAGAAAATTCAAATTCTGATATAGGAAACAAAGTATTTAATATAATAAACAACATAGTAGATAAAACTCATTTTAATATAAATAATTCCATTTTCGAAACTGTAAATAAAACGTTGGAAAAAAATATATCTCATTTAGAAAATCCTTCTTTGGAATTGTGGGGTATGAACGGAGAAATAAAAATTTCTTCTTGGGATAAAGAATCTGTTCTTTTAAAGACTACATTTAAATTAAAAAAATATTTCTCCGGTAAGAACAGAGATGACGAGTTATACTCCTTTACTGAAAAAGACAACTCTATAATATTTAGCCCCTCTTCTAAACAGAACGTCCCAATTGTAGGCGTTAAAATTGAAGCATATATTCCCAATAGGAAATTTAATAAAATAACACTTACAACTTCCAACGGAAAAATTGAAGGAGAAAAAATACACGCTGATAAATTTATATGCAGAACCAGCAATTCATCAATAATATTTGAAAAAATAGACGCAAATAAGATAAAATGTAAAACTGATAACAGTAAAATACAAATGACCGATATTAATTCTTTTTCCATAGATTCAGCTACATCAAACGGAAGTGTCACTCTTACTAATATAAGTTCTTCCCTTACATCTTCAAGTACAAAGAATGGAAAAATAACTTTTGATAATATTTCGTCTGATAAAATAATCGGTACTACTTCTAATGGAAGCATAAATTTAAATGATATCAAATCAAAAACGATAAAAGTAAATACTTCTAATGGAAAGATAACTTTTGATAAAATTAAAACGGGCGATATGAAAAGTATAGAACTGAGTACATCTAATGATTCCATAGAAGGAAGCTTAAATCATATTTCAAAACCAACTTCTCTTGATTTGGAAACTTCACTAGGAACTATAGCTTTAGAGTTAGAAAATATGGTTTACAGAATTAATAAGAATAGTAAATTAGGTCCCAAAAAAATAATTGCTCACAGCATAGACTTTGACGAAAGCAAAGATCATCTAGATATATTATGCAGAACCTCAAACGGTTCAATAATAATTAAATAG
- a CDS encoding DUF2089 domain-containing protein, with the protein MNREVIGKCPVCGKEMEVTRLSCNYCNTTIEGSFTLCKFCRLGDEQKKFAEIFIKNRGNIKEIEKELGISYPTVRNKLEDVIQALGYSPKVTTVNIDKKAILEKLKNGEISPEEAVKLLKGEE; encoded by the coding sequence ATGAATAGAGAAGTTATAGGAAAATGCCCTGTATGCGGAAAGGAAATGGAAGTAACCAGATTATCGTGTAACTATTGCAATACAACTATTGAGGGAAGTTTTACTCTTTGTAAATTCTGCAGACTCGGAGATGAGCAAAAAAAATTTGCGGAAATATTTATAAAAAACCGCGGAAATATAAAAGAAATAGAAAAGGAATTGGGAATCTCCTATCCAACGGTGAGAAATAAATTGGAAGACGTAATACAAGCATTAGGATATAGTCCTAAAGTTACTACCGTAAATATAGATAAAAAAGCTATATTGGAAAAATTAAAAAATGGAGAAATCTCTCCTGAAGAAGCTGTCAAATTATTAAAGGGAGAAGAATAA
- the yedF gene encoding sulfurtransferase-like selenium metabolism protein YedF, whose translation MNKKEVNARGLECPKPVIMTKKALDDKNNDVVVTIIDNEVAKENVSKLAKSLGYKYSVDKGKENEYYITITKGEGEEKGNTCASGNFKDLTIAFGTNTMGRGSEELGKILIKSFIYTLTQSTPYPSCLLFYNGGIKLTCKGSEVLDDLKKLEEEGVEILSCGTCLDFYKMKDNLGVGEVTNMYVILEKLKNSSNNITIS comes from the coding sequence ATGAATAAGAAAGAAGTTAATGCAAGAGGGCTGGAATGTCCGAAACCTGTTATTATGACTAAAAAAGCATTGGATGATAAGAATAATGATGTTGTAGTTACAATTATTGATAATGAAGTAGCAAAAGAAAATGTTTCTAAATTGGCAAAGAGCTTGGGATATAAATATTCGGTGGACAAGGGAAAGGAAAATGAGTATTATATTACTATAACCAAAGGAGAAGGAGAGGAGAAAGGGAATACCTGTGCTTCTGGCAATTTCAAAGATTTAACCATTGCTTTTGGGACAAATACTATGGGAAGGGGTTCGGAAGAATTGGGGAAAATTCTTATTAAGAGTTTCATATACACTTTAACTCAATCAACTCCCTATCCATCTTGCCTTTTATTTTATAATGGAGGTATAAAACTTACATGTAAAGGTTCGGAAGTATTGGATGATTTGAAAAAATTGGAAGAAGAAGGTGTGGAAATATTATCCTGTGGAACATGCCTTGATTTTTATAAAATGAAGGATAACTTAGGTGTAGGAGAAGTTACTAATATGTATGTTATACTTGAAAAGCTGAAAAATTCTTCAAACAACATAACAATTAGTTAG
- a CDS encoding DUF3343 domain-containing protein yields MIDESFGVIAFNSTSHAIKGEKIFKNQNLKIKTIPTPQEITANCGLSILFDLGDKETIYSIIKDNNLEIKGMYKLIRKDKKKYIEEISM; encoded by the coding sequence ATGATTGACGAAAGTTTTGGAGTAATTGCTTTTAATTCTACCAGTCATGCTATAAAAGGTGAAAAAATATTTAAAAATCAAAATTTAAAAATAAAAACCATACCCACTCCTCAAGAAATAACCGCTAATTGTGGCCTTTCTATCCTTTTTGATTTAGGAGATAAGGAAACAATATATAGTATTATTAAGGATAATAACTTAGAGATAAAAGGCATGTACAAATTGATCAGAAAAGATAAGAAAAAATATATAGAAGAAATTTCCATGTAG
- a CDS encoding mechanosensitive ion channel family protein → MLHSLNRVKKFLNIFFTSDGSDLNLIEKLVKIAVILAVIKLVIKILNGVVDKAFEKREKLKFGIDDKKSKTLAGVLKNLFKYVIYFIGIVSILDLFGIETNSILATAGIGGLAVGFGAQSLVKDVISGFLILFEDQYSVGDYVKIGEWEGTVEEMGLRMTKIRGSSGDLYIIPNGSIQFVTNKSKGPMSALVKINIAYEENIERVTEILENVCIKLKSEDKSILEGPTVLGITDMGKDNIEITVTAKTNPMEQWKVERELRKNIKEAFEKEKIAVSYPKKIIVEDSHQGGEN, encoded by the coding sequence ATGCTGCATTCATTAAATAGAGTAAAAAAATTCTTGAATATATTTTTTACATCAGATGGCAGTGACTTGAATCTAATAGAAAAATTAGTAAAAATAGCAGTAATACTTGCAGTAATTAAATTAGTTATAAAAATACTCAACGGTGTAGTGGATAAAGCCTTTGAAAAAAGAGAAAAATTAAAATTCGGGATAGATGATAAAAAATCTAAAACTCTTGCGGGAGTTTTAAAAAACCTTTTTAAATATGTAATATATTTTATAGGAATAGTGTCTATATTGGATTTGTTTGGGATAGAAACCAATTCCATACTTGCTACTGCCGGTATTGGGGGACTTGCCGTAGGTTTCGGCGCTCAGAGCCTTGTTAAAGATGTAATATCCGGTTTTTTGATTCTCTTTGAAGACCAGTATTCTGTAGGTGATTATGTTAAAATAGGGGAATGGGAAGGCACAGTGGAAGAAATGGGACTTAGAATGACTAAGATTAGAGGTTCTTCTGGAGATTTATATATAATACCTAACGGAAGTATTCAATTTGTGACCAATAAAAGTAAAGGCCCAATGAGTGCTCTTGTTAAAATCAATATTGCTTATGAAGAAAATATTGAGAGGGTTACTGAAATACTCGAAAATGTATGTATAAAATTGAAATCGGAAGATAAGAGTATATTAGAAGGTCCTACAGTTCTCGGCATTACCGATATGGGAAAGGATAACATAGAAATAACCGTTACTGCCAAAACAAATCCTATGGAGCAGTGGAAGGTGGAAAGAGAATTAAGAAAAAATATAAAGGAAGCCTTTGAAAAAGAAAAAATTGCGGTCTCATACCCGAAGAAAATAATAGTGGAAGATAGCCATCAGGGGGGAGAAAATTGA
- a CDS encoding DUF951 domain-containing protein — protein sequence MITKFNVGDIVSLKKVHPCGENKWEITRTGVDFKLKCTKCGRELWIPRIDFEKKVRKILVGEKWESVNKN from the coding sequence TTGATTACAAAATTTAATGTAGGAGATATAGTATCTTTAAAAAAAGTTCATCCTTGCGGAGAAAATAAATGGGAAATTACAAGAACAGGAGTGGATTTTAAACTTAAATGTACTAAATGCGGCAGAGAATTATGGATTCCCAGGATTGATTTTGAAAAAAAAGTCAGAAAAATTTTGGTGGGAGAAAAATGGGAAAGTGTTAATAAAAATTAA
- a CDS encoding aminotransferase-like domain-containing protein has translation MSLKYAERMDNIKASEIRELLKLTQDPKVISFAGGLPAAELFPIEEMKKISVDVLEKYGKVALQYGPTEGYEPLRKVIASRMKKLGVEASKDNILVISGSQQGLDFSGKIFINPGDVILCESPSYLGAINAFKAYEPKFIEVPTDGDGMILEDLEDILKNNDNVKFIYVIPDFQNPSGRTWTEERRKGLIKLANKYDIVIVEDNPYGELRFEGEYLPALAHYDTEGRVIFLGTFSKIFCPGLRLGWVYARSDILNKFILTKQGADLQSSTISQIQVAEFFEEYDIDGHIEKLRTVYKKRRDVMIKAMEDEFPDCVSFTRPNGGLFTWAVLPENINARELAVKALKKNVAFVPGGSFFPNGGNENTMRLNYSCMNEEKIIEGIKRLAAAINDMLLETEKA, from the coding sequence GTGAGTTTAAAATATGCAGAAAGAATGGATAATATTAAGGCTTCGGAAATCCGTGAGTTGTTAAAGCTTACACAAGACCCTAAAGTTATATCCTTTGCAGGAGGATTACCGGCAGCGGAATTGTTTCCAATTGAAGAAATGAAGAAAATATCTGTTGATGTTTTAGAGAAATACGGTAAGGTAGCTTTACAGTATGGGCCTACAGAAGGATATGAGCCTTTAAGAAAAGTTATAGCATCAAGAATGAAAAAATTGGGCGTGGAAGCATCCAAGGATAATATATTAGTAATCAGTGGTTCTCAGCAGGGTCTGGATTTTTCGGGGAAAATATTTATAAATCCGGGAGACGTAATACTTTGTGAAAGTCCCAGTTATCTGGGAGCAATAAATGCGTTCAAAGCTTATGAACCCAAATTTATAGAGGTTCCGACAGATGGAGACGGAATGATCCTTGAAGACTTAGAAGATATTTTAAAGAATAATGATAATGTAAAATTTATATATGTAATTCCGGATTTTCAAAATCCATCGGGAAGAACATGGACAGAAGAAAGAAGGAAAGGCCTAATTAAATTAGCAAATAAGTATGATATTGTAATAGTTGAGGATAATCCTTATGGCGAATTAAGATTTGAAGGGGAGTATCTTCCTGCGCTGGCTCATTATGATACTGAAGGAAGGGTAATATTCTTAGGGACATTTTCAAAGATATTCTGCCCCGGATTAAGATTAGGCTGGGTATATGCACGTTCGGATATTTTAAATAAATTTATTTTAACAAAACAAGGGGCTGATTTACAGTCAAGTACTATTTCTCAAATTCAGGTTGCCGAATTTTTTGAGGAATATGATATAGACGGACATATTGAAAAACTGCGAACTGTTTATAAAAAGAGAAGGGATGTAATGATTAAGGCTATGGAAGATGAGTTCCCTGATTGTGTTAGCTTTACCCGTCCTAATGGTGGACTTTTTACTTGGGCTGTTCTTCCGGAAAATATTAATGCGAGAGAACTGGCAGTAAAGGCGCTAAAAAAGAATGTAGCCTTTGTGCCGGGAGGGTCGTTCTTCCCCAATGGAGGGAATGAAAATACCATGAGACTTAATTATTCATGTATGAATGAAGAAAAAATAATTGAAGGAATCAAAAGACTGGCGGCTGCAATTAATGATATGCTGCTGGAGACCGAGAAAGCATAG
- the rpsF gene encoding 30S ribosomal protein S6, with the protein MRKYEAVLIFVPDMEEEKRNQLLERFKGIIEGEGSILKVDEWGIRKLAYEINDYIEGYYIIINFESTPEVVKEMDRIAKISDDIMRHMIIKEDE; encoded by the coding sequence ATGAGAAAATATGAAGCAGTCCTTATCTTTGTTCCAGATATGGAAGAAGAAAAGAGAAATCAACTACTTGAAAGATTTAAAGGGATAATTGAAGGAGAAGGAAGCATCCTAAAAGTTGACGAATGGGGAATAAGAAAGCTTGCTTATGAAATAAATGATTATATTGAAGGATATTATATAATTATCAACTTTGAATCGACACCGGAAGTTGTGAAGGAAATGGACAGGATAGCTAAAATTTCTGATGATATAATGAGACATATGATTATTAAAGAAGATGAATAA